A region from the Methylovorus glucosotrophus genome encodes:
- a CDS encoding putative bifunctional diguanylate cyclase/phosphodiesterase, which yields MLAIIGSFFVPQPWLPWLDNLHWTVSSGASFILTWIGYRQAYPEQREPRRWFLLGIGSYFVGQLCWDVQYAIGWNPFPAPADFFYLMLGPCCILGLLSALKLHLSHAKLTAAKLDMAVMTIAVIGLILLIYLGRQSDSNALQLLVLVFYPAGLLSAACFALLLVPFLRLRLQWGWLLLLGGLALEGGIWMQWNLNVIDQVNIDGSLLNHVFSASDLLLGLGAMHWMATSSSNHTYIRICQGIQRAIPLMAMLIAISTIYFMMMDTTTPIAKSIALGSCLSIIALAMVRQSILLAESERLLTAEQLIEEGQMRYQHLAHHDILTGLPNRLLFQDRLTHALALSARNNNRVGMLFIDIDHFKNINDSLGHVIGDELLVAIVERLKLRIREQDTFARLGGDEFVLLIEQLQNASEAATIASNLLEALKTPFHLSGNCEVVISASIGISVCPEDTQDATQLIRNADSAMYRAKDTGRNRYQFYTEELTQRAQERLMTESRLRQAIRDKAFVLHYQPIYSKGEDGGAPSIFSCECLIRWQQDDGSLIYPDLFIPCAEETGLIIPIGEWVLDHACAQLAEWDTRLPDNTLSMAVNISARHFCDANFVMTVHEVLKRHAIAPGRLIIEITENAVMDRMDIAIPTLETLVRTGVRIALDDFGTGHSSLAKLKTLPIHALKIDREFVKDIPDSTDDMQLAASIIRMAQGLHLQTVAEGVETQEQYDFLAQAGCDKFQGYLLSRPVTAEKIYTLLAASAELATA from the coding sequence ATGTTAGCCATCATCGGTTCTTTTTTTGTACCCCAGCCATGGCTGCCCTGGCTTGATAATCTGCACTGGACCGTCAGCAGTGGCGCCTCCTTCATCCTGACCTGGATAGGTTACCGCCAGGCATACCCAGAACAACGTGAGCCGCGCCGCTGGTTCCTGCTGGGCATAGGCTCTTACTTTGTGGGACAGCTGTGCTGGGACGTACAGTACGCTATCGGCTGGAATCCATTTCCCGCACCTGCTGACTTCTTCTATCTGATGCTGGGGCCCTGCTGCATCCTGGGCCTGCTAAGCGCACTCAAGCTGCATCTTTCCCATGCAAAACTCACCGCCGCCAAACTGGACATGGCGGTGATGACCATTGCCGTCATTGGCCTCATTCTGCTTATTTATCTGGGGCGCCAGTCAGATAGCAATGCGCTGCAACTGCTGGTGCTGGTGTTTTATCCAGCAGGCTTGCTCAGTGCTGCCTGCTTTGCGCTCTTGCTGGTGCCGTTTTTGCGGTTGCGCTTGCAGTGGGGCTGGCTATTGTTACTCGGCGGGCTGGCATTGGAGGGCGGCATCTGGATGCAATGGAATCTGAATGTCATCGACCAGGTGAACATAGACGGCTCCCTGCTTAACCATGTTTTTTCCGCTTCTGATTTGCTGCTCGGCCTGGGCGCCATGCACTGGATGGCAACGTCATCGTCCAATCACACCTACATTCGTATCTGCCAGGGCATACAACGCGCGATTCCGTTGATGGCCATGCTGATCGCGATCAGCACCATTTATTTCATGATGATGGATACGACAACGCCTATCGCCAAATCCATTGCCCTGGGTTCCTGCCTTAGCATCATCGCGCTGGCCATGGTCAGGCAGAGTATTCTTCTCGCAGAAAGTGAGCGCCTGCTGACAGCCGAGCAGTTGATAGAAGAGGGGCAAATGCGCTACCAGCACCTGGCCCATCATGACATTCTCACTGGCCTGCCCAATCGCCTGCTTTTTCAGGACAGGCTGACCCATGCTCTGGCCTTGAGTGCGCGCAACAATAATCGGGTAGGCATGCTGTTTATTGATATCGACCACTTCAAGAATATCAATGACAGTCTGGGCCATGTGATAGGGGACGAGCTACTGGTCGCGATCGTGGAACGCCTGAAACTCCGCATACGCGAACAGGATACGTTTGCGCGCCTGGGCGGCGATGAGTTCGTACTGCTGATCGAGCAATTACAAAATGCCAGCGAAGCCGCCACCATTGCCAGCAATCTGCTGGAAGCGCTCAAAACCCCGTTTCACCTAAGCGGCAATTGTGAGGTTGTCATCAGTGCCAGCATCGGCATCAGCGTGTGTCCGGAAGACACCCAGGATGCCACCCAGTTGATCCGCAATGCCGACTCCGCCATGTACCGCGCAAAGGATACGGGCCGTAACCGCTATCAGTTTTACACCGAGGAACTGACACAACGCGCGCAGGAAAGGCTGATGACAGAAAGCCGCCTGCGACAGGCAATACGCGACAAAGCCTTTGTCTTGCATTACCAGCCCATCTACTCCAAAGGGGAAGATGGCGGGGCTCCCTCCATTTTCAGCTGCGAATGCCTGATCCGCTGGCAACAGGACGATGGCAGCCTGATTTACCCTGATCTGTTCATTCCCTGCGCAGAAGAAACCGGATTGATTATCCCCATAGGAGAATGGGTACTGGACCATGCCTGCGCTCAGCTTGCCGAGTGGGATACCCGGCTGCCGGACAATACGCTCAGCATGGCGGTGAATATCTCGGCCCGGCATTTCTGCGATGCGAATTTCGTGATGACCGTGCATGAGGTATTGAAACGTCATGCCATTGCCCCGGGGCGACTGATCATCGAGATTACGGAAAACGCGGTGATGGACAGAATGGATATCGCCATTCCCACGCTGGAAACGCTCGTTAGAACCGGCGTACGCATCGCGTTGGATGACTTTGGCACGGGTCACTCATCGCTAGCCAAGCTGAAAACCCTGCCCATCCATGCGCTTAAAATTGATCGCGAGTTTGTGAAGGATATCCCCGACAGTACTGATGATATGCAGCTTGCCGCCAGTATTATCCGCATGGCACAAGGGCTGCATCTGCAAACCGTGGCCGAGGGAGTGGAGACGCAGGAGCAGTATGATTTTCTGGCACAGGCAGGTTGTGACAAATTTCAGGGTTACCTGCTGTCACGCCCGGTGACGGCAGAAAAGATTTACACCCTGCTTGCCGCTTCAGCAGAGCTGGCGACAGCCTGA
- a CDS encoding MFS transporter: MTSSTDSAQFPLLKTPSFLKLMAFRLSVIFSYQIVAVVVGWHIYQLTRDPLSLGLIGLAEVVPYICTALFAGYAVDHHSRRFFGAMAGGVLMLNALTLAAVSAGYLPGNPTYWIYGSIVCVGFARAFIGPSFSALFALVIPRSEFGRAAGVGSSIFQIGLVMGPALGGILVGWTTVSVAYLVSAGFAVMAAVAILSIRVVEPPPAESVPVFTSIGQGLRFVFSNQIVLGAQALDMFAVLFGGAVAMLPAFIHDVYHHGPEGLGILRAAPAVGAVIIGIVLARHPLNRHAGKYLLMAVAGFGVSIILFGLTAHFWLAAFLLALSGVFDGISVVLRTTIMQLMTPDAMRGRVSAINGIFIGSSNELGAFESGVSARLMGLVPSVIFGGTMTLAVVAATARLAPRLRRLHLHELH; this comes from the coding sequence ATGACCTCTTCCACAGATTCTGCCCAATTTCCCCTGCTCAAGACCCCTTCTTTCCTGAAATTGATGGCCTTCCGCCTTTCGGTGATTTTTTCTTACCAGATCGTGGCTGTGGTCGTGGGGTGGCATATTTACCAACTCACCCGCGATCCGCTGTCATTGGGCCTTATCGGGCTGGCCGAAGTGGTGCCCTATATCTGCACCGCCTTGTTCGCTGGCTACGCGGTAGACCATCACTCCCGGCGATTTTTTGGCGCCATGGCCGGGGGCGTGCTGATGTTGAATGCCCTGACGCTGGCGGCGGTATCCGCAGGCTATCTGCCGGGGAATCCGACCTACTGGATTTATGGTTCGATTGTATGTGTCGGGTTTGCCCGGGCGTTTATTGGCCCTTCCTTCAGCGCCTTGTTTGCCCTGGTAATTCCGCGTAGCGAATTTGGCCGTGCGGCCGGGGTGGGCAGTTCCATATTTCAGATCGGGCTGGTGATGGGCCCTGCCCTGGGTGGCATTCTGGTAGGCTGGACCACGGTCAGCGTGGCCTACCTGGTGTCTGCCGGATTCGCCGTGATGGCCGCGGTCGCTATCCTTAGCATACGGGTGGTTGAGCCACCCCCGGCCGAGAGCGTGCCGGTGTTTACCAGCATAGGACAAGGCTTGCGCTTTGTTTTTAGCAACCAGATTGTGCTGGGTGCCCAGGCGCTGGACATGTTCGCGGTGCTGTTTGGTGGCGCGGTCGCCATGCTGCCTGCGTTCATACATGATGTGTATCATCATGGCCCCGAAGGTCTGGGCATACTGCGGGCCGCACCTGCGGTCGGCGCGGTGATCATTGGTATCGTGCTGGCGCGTCACCCGCTGAATCGGCATGCGGGCAAATACCTGCTGATGGCAGTGGCTGGCTTTGGCGTCAGCATTATCCTGTTTGGCCTGACGGCGCATTTCTGGCTGGCCGCCTTTTTGCTGGCACTCTCGGGCGTCTTTGACGGGATTTCGGTAGTGCTGCGCACCACCATCATGCAGTTGATGACGCCGGATGCCATGCGTGGCCGCGTGTCTGCCATCAACGGCATCTTCATCGGCTCATCCAATGAGCTGGGGGCGTTTGAGTCCGGCGTCAGCGCACGGCTGATGGGGCTGGTGCCCTCGGTGATTTTTGGTGGCACCATGACCCTGGCAGTCGTCGCCGCCACGGCCCGCCTGGCGCCGCGGTTGCGCCGCTTGCACTTGCATGAACTGCATTAA
- a CDS encoding mechanosensitive ion channel family protein: MEHYLIQLGIEDFQKFWEIAKVFLKIVLILAIAWLAMRVFNRMLLALKTHLLTHAQDNPEEIKRVQTLGRVFRYIATVLISVITIMEILNELGVSIAPILAAAGVVGVAVGFGAQSLIKDYFTGFFLLLENQIRQGDVVDAGGKSGFVEEVTLRYIKLRDYDGNVHFIPNGVISTVTNMSRTFAFSVIDVRVAFRENVETVMTLMREVAHDLKADPDFNQKILDDLEMAGVDRWDDSAVIIKCRFKVLPLEQWTVRREYLKRLKHAFDDVGIEIPYPHLTISAGQMRGENSPAMDSMN; the protein is encoded by the coding sequence ATGGAACACTATCTCATTCAGCTTGGCATTGAAGACTTTCAGAAATTCTGGGAGATCGCCAAGGTATTTCTCAAGATTGTCCTGATACTGGCTATCGCCTGGCTGGCGATGCGCGTCTTCAACCGCATGCTGCTGGCACTGAAAACGCACCTGCTCACGCATGCGCAGGACAACCCGGAAGAGATCAAGCGCGTGCAAACCCTGGGGCGCGTGTTCCGCTACATTGCCACCGTGCTGATTTCCGTGATCACCATCATGGAGATACTGAACGAGCTGGGCGTATCCATTGCGCCTATTCTGGCGGCAGCAGGGGTGGTAGGTGTGGCAGTCGGCTTTGGCGCACAGAGTCTGATCAAGGATTATTTCACCGGCTTTTTCCTGCTGCTGGAAAACCAGATCAGGCAGGGGGATGTGGTGGATGCCGGCGGTAAAAGCGGCTTTGTGGAAGAAGTGACGCTACGCTACATCAAACTGCGCGACTATGATGGCAATGTGCATTTCATTCCCAACGGCGTTATTTCCACCGTGACCAATATGAGCCGCACCTTTGCTTTTTCCGTGATTGATGTGCGCGTGGCTTTCCGCGAAAACGTGGAAACCGTGATGACGCTGATGCGCGAAGTCGCACATGATCTGAAAGCGGACCCAGACTTTAATCAGAAAATACTGGATGATCTGGAGATGGCCGGGGTGGATCGCTGGGATGATTCAGCAGTGATCATCAAATGCCGTTTCAAGGTGTTGCCATTGGAGCAATGGACCGTGCGTCGCGAATACCTGAAGCGCCTGAAGCACGCTTTCGATGATGTCGGTATCGAGATTCCTTATCCTCACCTGACCATTTCGGCGGGCCAGATGCGGGGCGAAAACAGCCCTGCCATGGACAGCATGAATTAA
- a CDS encoding alpha-amylase family protein has product MYEQVSHSLLNDILIGLKPEIKKHNLQHFYIRLGANFYAIYSLFHTLYGERPDYKQQLGKLVETLTRQYLNRAPHLREQDLAREKDHTWFLSQKWVGFAMYCQEFAGDLQGVQRHLHFLQDLGINLLHIMPIMDCPQGKSDGGYAVRDFRQLDPRYGTLADLDALISNLKKRDMLLALDVVVNHTSDEHEWAIKARQGDPKYQDYYYMFDNRELPDLYEESMLEVFPETAPGNFTWNAEANKWVMTVFNQFQWDLNYRNPAVLIEMIDIILYWANHGVDILRLDAVAFLWKKIGSSCQNEREAHLILQLMKDCCQVTAPGVLFIAEAIVAPPEVIKYFGEDAINAKECEIAYNATLMALLWEGVATKKASLLNKGIRNIPNKLERATWLNYLRCHDDIGLGFDDNDIRQAGYEPWAHRQFLIDYYTGNRDDSIARGVAFGRNDKTGDARISGSLASLAGLETALNRQDETAIDTSIRTILLLHSIILSFGGIPLLYYADPLGTLNDTSYLEDELKYNDSRWVHRPRMNWEKAELRQQPGTVEYRIFNGLKKLIALRKELPALADLNNRELFELENPHLLVYSRFDPLNSQARVLVVNNFDHNAQAMPLEQLRRAGFFTHGTVQETISADSYACAEDSLLIPPLTACWFKT; this is encoded by the coding sequence ATGTATGAGCAGGTCTCGCATTCCCTGCTGAATGACATCCTGATCGGCCTGAAGCCCGAGATCAAGAAACACAATCTTCAGCATTTCTATATCCGGCTGGGCGCCAATTTTTACGCCATTTATTCGCTTTTTCATACCCTGTATGGCGAACGGCCGGATTACAAACAGCAATTGGGCAAGCTGGTGGAAACCCTTACGCGGCAATACCTGAATCGTGCGCCGCATCTGCGCGAGCAGGATCTGGCGCGGGAAAAAGACCATACCTGGTTCCTGAGCCAGAAATGGGTGGGCTTCGCCATGTATTGTCAGGAATTCGCCGGTGATCTGCAGGGCGTACAGCGTCATCTGCATTTCCTGCAGGACCTCGGTATCAACCTGCTGCACATCATGCCCATCATGGATTGCCCTCAAGGCAAGAGCGATGGCGGGTATGCCGTGCGCGATTTCCGCCAGCTGGATCCGCGCTATGGCACGCTGGCCGATCTCGATGCCCTGATCAGCAACCTGAAAAAGCGTGACATGCTGCTGGCGCTGGATGTGGTGGTCAACCACACCTCGGACGAGCACGAGTGGGCGATCAAGGCACGGCAGGGCGACCCCAAATACCAGGATTACTACTACATGTTCGACAACCGCGAGTTGCCGGATTTATATGAAGAATCCATGCTGGAGGTCTTCCCGGAAACGGCGCCGGGCAATTTCACCTGGAATGCAGAAGCCAATAAATGGGTGATGACGGTATTCAACCAGTTCCAGTGGGATCTGAACTACCGCAACCCGGCGGTGCTGATCGAGATGATCGACATCATTCTGTACTGGGCCAATCACGGCGTGGATATTTTGCGGCTGGATGCCGTGGCCTTCCTATGGAAAAAAATCGGCAGCAGTTGCCAGAATGAGCGCGAGGCCCACCTGATACTGCAATTGATGAAGGATTGCTGCCAGGTAACCGCCCCCGGCGTTTTGTTTATTGCGGAAGCGATTGTGGCGCCACCCGAAGTCATCAAGTACTTTGGCGAAGATGCCATCAATGCCAAGGAATGCGAGATTGCCTATAACGCCACCCTCATGGCGCTACTGTGGGAAGGCGTTGCCACCAAAAAGGCCTCGCTGCTCAACAAGGGCATACGCAATATTCCCAACAAGCTGGAACGCGCTACCTGGCTTAACTATCTGCGCTGCCATGACGACATCGGCCTGGGCTTTGATGATAACGATATCCGCCAGGCAGGCTATGAACCCTGGGCCCATCGGCAATTCCTGATCGATTATTACACCGGCAACCGGGACGACTCCATCGCCCGCGGCGTCGCCTTTGGCCGTAACGATAAAACCGGCGATGCCCGCATTTCCGGCTCGCTTGCCTCCCTGGCCGGGCTGGAAACCGCGCTGAACCGCCAGGACGAGACCGCGATTGATACCAGCATACGCACCATATTGCTGTTGCATAGCATCATCCTGTCTTTCGGCGGCATTCCCCTGCTGTATTACGCGGACCCACTGGGCACGCTCAACGATACCTCGTATCTGGAAGACGAACTCAAATACAACGACAGCCGCTGGGTACACCGGCCCCGCATGAACTGGGAAAAGGCTGAACTGCGCCAGCAGCCGGGCACGGTGGAATATCGGATTTTCAATGGATTGAAAAAGTTGATTGCGCTGCGCAAGGAACTACCCGCGCTGGCCGATCTGAACAATCGCGAGCTGTTTGAGCTGGAAAACCCGCATCTTCTGGTGTATTCGCGCTTTGACCCGCTGAACAGCCAGGCCCGCGTGCTGGTGGTCAACAACTTTGACCATAACGCCCAAGCCATGCCGCTGGAGCAACTGCGGCGCGCCGGTTTTTTCACCCACGGCACCGTGCAAGAGACGATCTCGGCAGATAGCTATGCATGCGCTGAAGACAGTTTGCTCATCCCGCCACTCACCGCGTGCTGGTTCAAGACCTGA
- a CDS encoding HAD-IIB family hydrolase translates to MITASDSPLYVLMISLHGLIRGYDLELGRDADTGGQITYVVELSRTLAAHPEIGKVDLLTRAILDPAVSPEYAQPEEVLSAGARIIRLPFGPKRYLRKELMWPYLDELVDRCLHYLRQQGRLPDLIHTHYADAGYVGQQLSLLLGIPQVHTGHSLGRTKRERLLASGRKQHAIERQFNLERRIAVEEDILKHAAFVVTSTRQEIDSQYGIYHNVDQQRFVVIPPGTDTKRFSPPGRRKIQSDPQQQIDRFLSDPDKPIILAICRPDLRKNLKGLVNAYGQSQELQERANLVIVAGTREDIRAMEESQQQVMQNLLLDIDKYDLWGKVAIPKQISQDAIPELYRLAARRRGVFVNSALTEPFGLTLIEAAASGLPFVAPDDGGPRDIVRNCRNGLLANTLECEAIGQALTTALADRKQWRAWSANGLLGVKRHYSWDAHVAKYMKEIRQVLRRNRKGVRRHHALLLDSGKSQMPLVERTLISDIDNTLLGERASLQQLMQWLSRNKGKLAFGIATGRPVESAIAILKKWQVPQPEILITSVGSEIHYGAKLIPDMGWANHIRHMWRRDDLQQALTGIPGLTLQAPENQREFKLSYIVDPERMPTIKELYRLLGERKLRAQLIYSHQEFLDILPIRASKGHAIRYLAYKWGLPLENFLVAGDSGNDQEMLVGNTQAIVVGNYSPELQTLKGMHSVYFASRHFAAGILEGLSHYGLLGIPISTAPQIPDAEESEVPHV, encoded by the coding sequence ATGATCACCGCCAGCGATAGCCCGCTGTATGTATTGATGATCAGCCTGCATGGCTTGATCCGGGGTTACGACCTGGAGCTGGGCCGCGATGCGGATACCGGTGGCCAGATCACCTATGTGGTGGAGCTGTCGCGCACGCTTGCTGCGCACCCCGAGATCGGCAAGGTCGATCTGCTGACCCGTGCCATCCTTGACCCTGCGGTCTCGCCCGAATATGCCCAGCCGGAAGAAGTACTATCGGCAGGCGCCCGCATTATCCGCCTGCCCTTTGGCCCCAAGCGCTATCTGCGTAAGGAGCTGATGTGGCCTTATCTGGATGAGCTGGTGGATCGTTGCCTGCATTATCTGCGGCAACAGGGCCGCCTGCCTGATCTGATCCATACCCACTATGCCGATGCCGGCTATGTCGGCCAGCAATTGTCACTGCTGCTGGGGATTCCCCAGGTGCATACCGGTCATTCACTGGGCCGCACCAAGCGTGAGCGCCTGCTGGCAAGTGGCCGCAAGCAGCATGCCATTGAACGCCAGTTCAATCTGGAGCGCCGCATTGCGGTGGAAGAAGACATTCTCAAGCACGCCGCGTTTGTAGTGACCAGCACGCGTCAGGAGATCGACTCGCAGTACGGCATTTATCACAACGTTGACCAGCAACGCTTTGTGGTGATTCCGCCGGGCACCGACACCAAACGCTTCTCACCCCCGGGCAGGCGCAAGATTCAATCTGACCCGCAGCAACAGATAGACCGTTTTCTCAGCGACCCGGACAAGCCCATCATCCTTGCCATCTGCCGCCCCGACCTGCGCAAGAACCTAAAAGGCCTGGTGAATGCCTACGGGCAATCACAGGAACTGCAGGAAAGGGCCAATCTGGTCATCGTCGCCGGCACGCGCGAAGATATACGCGCCATGGAAGAGTCGCAGCAACAGGTGATGCAGAACCTGCTGCTGGATATCGACAAGTATGACCTGTGGGGCAAGGTCGCCATTCCCAAGCAGATATCGCAGGATGCGATTCCCGAGCTTTACCGGCTGGCCGCCAGAAGACGCGGTGTATTTGTGAACTCTGCCCTGACCGAGCCATTTGGCCTGACCCTGATTGAAGCCGCCGCCAGTGGCCTGCCCTTTGTGGCACCGGATGACGGTGGCCCGCGCGATATCGTGCGCAATTGCCGCAATGGCCTCTTGGCCAATACCCTGGAATGCGAGGCGATAGGCCAGGCGCTGACCACCGCACTGGCAGACCGCAAGCAATGGCGCGCCTGGTCGGCCAACGGCCTGCTCGGCGTCAAACGCCATTACAGCTGGGATGCGCATGTTGCCAAGTACATGAAGGAGATACGGCAGGTACTGCGCCGCAACCGTAAAGGTGTGCGCCGTCATCACGCGCTGCTGCTGGATTCTGGCAAATCGCAAATGCCCTTGGTCGAGCGCACCCTCATCAGCGATATCGATAACACCCTGCTGGGCGAACGCGCTTCTCTGCAACAGCTGATGCAGTGGTTGAGCCGCAACAAGGGCAAGCTGGCGTTTGGCATTGCGACCGGACGGCCAGTGGAAAGCGCGATTGCCATCCTGAAAAAATGGCAGGTGCCGCAGCCGGAAATCCTGATTACCTCGGTTGGCAGCGAGATTCATTATGGCGCCAAACTGATTCCGGATATGGGCTGGGCCAACCATATTCGGCATATGTGGCGCCGCGATGATCTGCAACAAGCCCTCACCGGCATCCCCGGGCTCACCTTGCAAGCGCCGGAAAACCAGCGCGAATTCAAGCTGAGTTATATCGTAGACCCCGAACGCATGCCGACCATCAAGGAGCTGTACCGCCTGCTGGGCGAGCGCAAGTTACGGGCTCAGTTAATCTATTCGCATCAGGAGTTTCTCGACATTTTGCCTATTCGCGCCTCCAAAGGGCATGCCATCCGCTATCTGGCCTACAAGTGGGGCTTGCCGCTGGAAAACTTCCTGGTGGCTGGCGACTCCGGCAATGATCAGGAGATGCTGGTCGGCAATACCCAGGCCATCGTCGTCGGCAATTACAGCCCCGAATTGCAGACGTTGAAAGGCATGCACAGCGTGTATTTTGCCTCAAGGCATTTTGCCGCCGGCATACTGGAAGGGCTGAGTCATTATGGTCTGCTGGGCATCCCCATCAGCACAGCCCCGCAAATCCCGGATGCGGAAGAGAGCGAGGTGCCGCATGTATGA
- a CDS encoding carbohydrate kinase family protein yields MGSCVALFGEVLADVFPDGHILGGAPFNVARHLQGFGLNPVMISRTGNDALREELLAEMNARGMDTSGIQCDPQYPTGQVTVHMDAGGHRFEILPYQAYDYIHAGVTHMLTMSIKPDLVYFGTLAQRNMESRLALDNFLNDARSPRFLDLNLRAPWYDKHTVRRSLLRADIVKMNEDELGALAVLLRLPGKSLPELAMAMLKRFNLKLVVITRGEQGAWQLNASGELQETGPQAMAQPLQDTVGAGDAFAAVYILGHLQGWEASLTLTRANQFASALCAIRGAAPHDLGFYQPFVQEWLS; encoded by the coding sequence ATGGGCTCATGCGTTGCCTTGTTTGGCGAAGTATTAGCCGATGTTTTTCCTGATGGCCATATTCTCGGCGGCGCTCCTTTCAATGTGGCGCGGCATCTGCAGGGCTTTGGTCTTAACCCCGTGATGATTTCCCGCACGGGAAACGATGCCCTGCGCGAAGAATTGCTGGCCGAGATGAACGCCCGCGGCATGGATACCTCCGGTATCCAGTGCGATCCCCAATATCCCACCGGCCAGGTCACTGTGCATATGGATGCCGGTGGTCATCGCTTTGAAATCCTGCCGTATCAGGCATACGACTATATCCACGCGGGTGTGACGCACATGCTGACCATGTCCATCAAGCCTGACCTGGTCTACTTTGGCACGCTGGCCCAGCGCAATATGGAGTCGCGCCTTGCCCTGGATAATTTTCTCAACGACGCCCGCAGCCCGCGCTTTCTTGATCTCAACCTGCGTGCGCCCTGGTATGACAAACATACGGTGCGACGTTCGCTGTTGCGTGCCGATATTGTCAAGATGAATGAAGACGAACTGGGCGCGCTGGCAGTGCTGCTGCGCCTGCCCGGAAAGTCGTTGCCTGAGCTGGCAATGGCGATGCTCAAGCGCTTCAATCTCAAACTGGTGGTGATCACACGCGGCGAGCAGGGCGCGTGGCAATTGAATGCCAGCGGTGAGTTGCAGGAAACCGGGCCACAAGCCATGGCGCAGCCTTTGCAGGATACGGTAGGCGCGGGCGATGCCTTTGCCGCCGTCTATATACTGGGCCATCTGCAGGGATGGGAAGCCAGCCTCACCCTCACCCGCGCCAACCAGTTTGCCAGCGCGCTCTGTGCCATCCGTGGCGCTGCGCCGCATGACCTCGGGTTTTACCAGCCCTTTGTGCAGGAGTGGCTATCATGA